Part of the Mangifera indica cultivar Alphonso chromosome 4, CATAS_Mindica_2.1, whole genome shotgun sequence genome, aaaatttagaaataaatcaGCTGAACTAAactatgataaattaaaaataaaaaaaattatattattgagaAAAATGAGCAGATCTTTTATTTGGTTAGCTATTTACATTAATGCTCCTTCCCAAAATTATTTTGCAGGAAGAGCAGACCACAGCTAAATTTGAGGATACTGTTTAAAGCTTTTCTTTGTAGCTTATTCGggtaagtaaaaatattattaaatctatgTAGTCTTTCGGAATTGATATACAGATTCATGCTAATAAATATACAGACCTAATTTTCCGATTGCCGATGTTTTTAAACCTTGAATTGCAGGGCCTCAGTATATCAATATCTGTTCTTGAAAAGCATGGCCTTGACATCTGCAACTTTTGTCACAGCCATAACAAACCTCTCTCCGGCTTTCACTTTTATTTTGGCTGTTTCTTTTGGGTAAACCacataatttgatataatatatatttgactaTATGCATGCCAATGTCTTTTTGCATCAACTTTATCATAGATTAGAGAAGGTGGCTGGAATAGGTGGGCTGGCTAAAGTAGTGGGAACATTTATCGGAATAGGAGGAGCCACGATCCTGACTTTTCTTAAGGGAGTTGAGATTAAGCTGTGGTCAACACAAATAAACCTTCTTCACCATCATGCTTTAGAGCCTTCAAAATCTGCTAATAACAGAACCCTCTTCGGCTGTTTATTGTCTTTGCTTTGTACCTTCGTGTACTCTATGGGGCTTATCATTCAGGTAAACTTTTCTCAAGCTAATTAATCATTCTTAGGCTGAGAATAATCATCATACTGttcttttggtttttatttacaGGCTAAAATGAGTGAAGAATACCCATGTAAGTACTCAAGCATAGCTTTGGTGTCTGTAATGGCAGCCATGGAGTCAGTTGTTTTTGCCCTCTCTACCGAAAAAGATTGGAGTCAATGGAAGTTGGGGTTGAATATTAGACTTCTCACTGTAACTTACACAGTTAGTAACGATTAATACTAGCCACTAGTTTCaatttcactaaattttatttttaaatggaTCTTTATTATTACCACAGTGGCTTCGCTTATATTTGGCTTAGAAAAAACTGTATAAAGATTGTACGTTTCTGCAGGGAATTATTTCTACTGGTTTGATGATGACCTTGTCATATTGGTGTGTGCGAATGAGGGGTGCTCTATTTGTATCTTCCTTTAACCCTCTTTGGCTTGCGTTAGTTGCTTTAGCTGGGACGTTAGTACTGGAGGAGAGGCTATACGTTGGCAGGTATATAAATAcggtataatttatttgtatatataattctaTTCGTACATTATATCTGATTCTAGTGTAAATTTCACAAATCATTTCAGCGTGATTGGAGTAACCTTGATCGTATGTGGGCTATATGTAGTGCTGTGGGGTAAAGCAAAAGAGTTGCAGGAGAAAACTCAATTGATACCATCTAAAAACTCGGGAGAATCTAAGTCCACAGAGATTGTCGTCCACTCTCCAGTTGCTTTCACCACAAAAGATAATATCAACCAAAAAGTATGAGCAAATGTAAAGGATTTGTCGATAATATAGGCGATGGCCTTAGAAAATCAATAAAGCAATATAAGTGTCACATCATTCATGCCACAATGAATTTATATATCTGTCAACTCCGCATTTTTTTCTGtggaaattatataaattaatggtGATTGACAGTTTTTAAATGTAATAGCTACTTTACTATTTGGGTGTAATTATGCTTCTCTCTTTCGTTAATGAAAATTCAGCATACTCTATCTTCTTCTTTCCCATTTCTCTCCAAGTTTAAACaccttttttttaaacaaaaaattgattattgaaacTAACATTAAATGTAAATGATCGCAGacgaaataaataaaactatggaTAAATCTAgtatcaaataaaagaaaatttctctATAAGTTTGTTCAAAATAATCCATTCAACTCGCGAAAGACAAAAAGAATGGAATAAAGCAAAAAATCTAGTGATGATAGACAAATAATAACCAtcaatcaaagaaagaaaaaaactcacaattccATAGATTTTAATACCCTATGAACAATGATAATTTCATGATACCATATTAATAATAGTGTTTTTCTTTAATACGTATTCCCTATAATGAAATGCACAATTATAGGTAAATTTGCAATTAAAGATGTGTTTagtttggtaatattttattatcaaaattaaaagattaaataaattacctagaagattattgggtataaattattattaaatttaataaaatttagcatgaataattattgtgtttggttaaagataattaaaaaaatattaatatattattttatttaaatataattattctaaaatattatttatattaatataagtaataaaaggtagattattaaatctttttttctcACCCAAACACCCCTTAATAGATAAGTTCAAAAGATAAGATACAActtcaaactaattttaaatttatattagctAGTTAGAAATTTAACTTAGTTATCCTATCTTAAATCACAAAATTAGAAATAGATATAACAAAATTTCTTGGCTGGTTTGTTTATTTTCCACAAAAATTGAGAGCATAGAATCCAATAAGGGCCGGTAGTGTTCTGTAATCATGATGTACACTTTTTCCCTCATTTTAAACTGTTTTTTGGGAACTACAATTTTGAttaatgatagataaaaaatgaatataattcaatattGATTGAGCAAAgtttcttttttgtattttgctTATCTTGCTAGTGGTGGACATCTGTTATAAACTTTTAGGTTTTTAACATGTTCACGGCTTGTATTTTTTTAGCAtggttttgattaattaatttattattctttggccaaaaaaaaaaaaattaacattctaATTGTAAAGTGgcagaaaaatatataattatggtCTCTCTTACTAAAAGCCGCTGCTTTTTGTTCATTTGCAACAGTTTAAATGTAGGTATGAGATTAGCAACTATTTGAA contains:
- the LOC123213332 gene encoding WAT1-related protein At1g68170-like isoform X1: MDRFFSFIKDTRPILLMLVVQVLCTGGTVLYKLAEVDGMSVSVITSYRFIFSTAFIVPVALIVERKSRPQLNLRILFKAFLCSLFGASVYQYLFLKSMALTSATFVTAITNLSPAFTFILAVSFGLEKVAGIGGLAKVVGTFIGIGGATILTFLKGVEIKLWSTQINLLHHHALEPSKSANNRTLFGCLLSLLCTFVYSMGLIIQAKMSEEYPCKYSSIALVSVMAAMESVVFALSTEKDWSQWKLGLNIRLLTVTYTGIISTGLMMTLSYWCVRMRGALFVSSFNPLWLALVALAGTLVLEERLYVGSVIGVTLIVCGLYVVLWGKAKELQEKTQLIPSKNSGESKSTEIVVHSPVAFTTKDNINQKV
- the LOC123213332 gene encoding WAT1-related protein At1g68170-like isoform X2: MDRFFSFIKDTRPILLMLVVQVLCTGGTVLYKLAEVDGMSVSVITSYRFIFSTAFIVPVALIVERKSRPQLNLRILFKAFLCSLFGLEKVAGIGGLAKVVGTFIGIGGATILTFLKGVEIKLWSTQINLLHHHALEPSKSANNRTLFGCLLSLLCTFVYSMGLIIQAKMSEEYPCKYSSIALVSVMAAMESVVFALSTEKDWSQWKLGLNIRLLTVTYTGIISTGLMMTLSYWCVRMRGALFVSSFNPLWLALVALAGTLVLEERLYVGSVIGVTLIVCGLYVVLWGKAKELQEKTQLIPSKNSGESKSTEIVVHSPVAFTTKDNINQKV